The following coding sequences lie in one Polluticoccus soli genomic window:
- the nadB gene encoding L-aspartate oxidase → MIQTDFLVIGSGIAGLTFAVKMARQFPDKTITILTKANTDETNTKYAQGGIAVVNDLEKDSFQKHIDDTLVAGDGLCNPEVVEIVVKEGPARVNEIIEWGAQFDKDPEGDYMRGKEGGHSEFRILHHKDITGFEIERALVEEARSHKNISIHNHWFVLDIITQHHLGHLVTKSTPDIECYGVYALNLQNYNIEKILSKVTVMAAGGVGQAYRTTTNPKIATGDGIAMAYRAKARIENMEFIQFHPTALYEAGVSPSFLITEAVRGDGAILRNKAGDAFMLQYDSRADLAPRDVVARAIDNEMKRTGTEHVYLDCTHMDPIKFKEHFPNIYAKCKSIGIDALEDYIPVAPAAHYCCGGIKTDQVGGTSIRHLYACGECASTGLHGANRLASNSLLEALVFAHRCGKDAAAKIDLLAFEERIPEWNALGTTEPQEMILITQSLKELQQVMSDYVGIVRNDVRLHRALNRLDLLHSETEELYRSSIVSPQLCELRNLITTAYLIVKSAQFRKESRGLHYNTDYPAKSELLQNIVL, encoded by the coding sequence ATGATTCAGACTGACTTCCTGGTAATAGGTTCGGGCATAGCAGGGTTGACGTTTGCCGTAAAGATGGCGCGACAGTTTCCTGATAAGACGATCACGATACTCACTAAGGCGAATACGGATGAGACCAACACCAAATATGCCCAAGGGGGTATCGCAGTAGTGAACGACCTGGAGAAAGACAGTTTTCAGAAACATATCGACGATACGCTGGTAGCCGGTGATGGCCTCTGCAATCCTGAAGTGGTAGAGATAGTGGTGAAAGAAGGCCCGGCGCGGGTAAATGAGATAATTGAGTGGGGCGCACAGTTTGACAAAGACCCGGAAGGCGACTATATGCGTGGCAAGGAAGGTGGTCACTCTGAGTTCCGCATACTGCACCATAAAGACATAACCGGTTTTGAAATAGAGCGTGCGCTGGTAGAAGAAGCGAGAAGCCACAAGAACATCAGTATACACAACCATTGGTTCGTGCTGGACATTATCACGCAGCACCATCTTGGTCACCTTGTTACCAAATCCACCCCCGATATTGAATGTTATGGTGTCTACGCCCTCAACCTGCAGAATTATAACATTGAAAAGATACTCTCGAAGGTAACAGTAATGGCCGCTGGCGGTGTGGGACAAGCATACCGTACTACCACCAATCCGAAGATCGCGACGGGAGATGGTATTGCTATGGCTTACCGCGCCAAGGCGAGGATAGAGAACATGGAGTTCATCCAGTTTCACCCGACAGCCTTGTATGAGGCTGGAGTAAGTCCTTCTTTTCTGATAACCGAAGCTGTACGAGGCGATGGCGCCATTCTGCGCAATAAAGCCGGCGATGCATTCATGCTGCAGTATGACTCCCGTGCTGACCTTGCCCCGCGCGATGTGGTAGCGCGTGCGATAGACAATGAGATGAAGCGCACTGGTACAGAGCATGTGTACCTCGACTGCACGCACATGGATCCCATCAAATTCAAAGAGCACTTCCCGAATATCTATGCCAAGTGCAAGAGCATAGGTATAGACGCGTTGGAAGACTATATACCTGTGGCGCCGGCAGCGCACTATTGCTGTGGTGGCATCAAAACAGACCAGGTCGGCGGAACATCTATTCGCCACCTATATGCTTGTGGCGAGTGTGCCAGCACCGGCTTGCATGGCGCCAATCGCCTGGCTTCTAACTCACTACTGGAGGCTTTGGTTTTTGCCCATCGGTGCGGAAAGGACGCAGCGGCAAAGATCGATTTACTTGCCTTCGAGGAGCGCATACCTGAGTGGAATGCCTTGGGTACGACTGAACCACAGGAGATGATCCTCATAACGCAAAGCCTAAAAGAACTGCAACAAGTTATGAGCGACTACGTAGGTATCGTGCGAAATGATGTTCGCTTGCATCGCGCCCTGAACCGACTGGACCTGTTACACTCAGAGACTGAAGAACTCTATAGAAGCAGCATCGTGTCGCCACAACTCTGCGAGCTTCGTAACCTGATCACTACTGCCTACCTCATAGTAAAGAGCGCCCAGTTCAGGAAAGAGAGCAGGGGACTGCATTACAATACTGACTACCCGGCTAAAAGTGAGTTGTTACAGAACATCGTCCTGTAA
- a CDS encoding ABC transporter ATP-binding protein — MKLLLQYLSRHKWLIVLALVLAAINQVFSLLDPYIFGHYIIDPYAKQPHAWTLDQFIKGITGGLLLLIGTAMISRIAKAFQDYTVNVVIQKFGARLYTDGLQHALSLPFQEFEDQRSGETLSILQKVRSDCEKFINAFVNILFTTVVGIVFVVVYAISLSSWLVLIYLGGALILGWLTSLLSKKIKVIQSSILKETNALAGSTTESLRNIELVKSLGLTQQEINRLNSTTIKILGLELKKVRGMRSISFVQGTFVNFLRQCIMFALLYFVFKDKLTLGQMVTMQFYTFFIFGPLQELGNIILTWREAEASLNNLKQLMSKPAERKPAHPQAIHEVKSMRFEGVTFQHNTATRAALEEISFEVKLGQTVAFVGPSGSGKTTLVKLLVGLYPPKAGQIYYNDIASSEIDFDELRRQIGFVTQDTQLFSGTIKENLLFVNPKATDEEIQEVLQKAACQNLLARAENGIDTMIGEGGLKLSGGERQRLSIARALLRHPRLMIFDEATSALDSLTEEEISYTIRNITQQRQHITVMIAHRLSTIMHADRIFVLEKGRIVETGTHHDLLEEKGLYYAMWRQQIGERKDTQPKLQKA, encoded by the coding sequence ATGAAATTACTCCTACAATATCTTTCGCGACATAAATGGCTGATCGTCCTTGCCTTAGTGCTGGCCGCCATCAACCAGGTCTTTTCCCTGCTTGATCCATATATATTCGGTCATTACATCATCGACCCTTATGCCAAACAGCCTCATGCCTGGACACTCGATCAGTTCATCAAAGGCATAACCGGCGGTTTACTGCTGCTTATCGGCACTGCCATGATATCCAGGATAGCTAAGGCCTTCCAGGACTATACAGTCAACGTCGTTATCCAGAAGTTTGGCGCCCGGTTGTACACCGATGGCCTGCAGCACGCCCTGAGCCTACCCTTCCAGGAATTTGAAGACCAGCGTAGCGGTGAGACCCTTTCCATACTTCAAAAAGTGCGTTCAGACTGCGAGAAGTTCATCAACGCCTTCGTCAACATCCTGTTTACTACCGTCGTAGGTATTGTATTTGTTGTGGTGTATGCCATCAGCCTTAGCAGCTGGCTGGTACTTATCTACCTTGGTGGCGCTTTGATACTGGGCTGGCTCACCAGCTTGCTCAGTAAAAAGATCAAAGTAATCCAGAGCAGCATCCTCAAAGAAACCAATGCACTGGCAGGCAGCACAACCGAAAGCCTTCGCAACATTGAGCTGGTTAAAAGCCTCGGCCTTACCCAACAGGAGATCAACCGCCTCAACTCGACAACCATCAAGATACTCGGCCTGGAACTGAAGAAAGTACGCGGCATGCGCTCTATATCTTTTGTGCAGGGTACGTTCGTCAACTTCCTGAGGCAGTGTATCATGTTCGCCCTGCTGTACTTTGTTTTTAAAGACAAGTTGACGCTGGGCCAGATGGTGACCATGCAGTTCTATACCTTCTTCATCTTCGGTCCGTTGCAGGAATTGGGAAATATCATCCTAACCTGGCGCGAGGCTGAGGCATCGCTGAACAACCTCAAACAGCTGATGAGCAAACCTGCAGAGCGCAAACCGGCACACCCCCAGGCCATCCACGAAGTAAAGTCAATGCGTTTTGAAGGTGTGACATTTCAACACAACACTGCTACACGCGCTGCACTCGAGGAGATATCTTTTGAAGTAAAGCTGGGACAAACAGTAGCTTTTGTCGGCCCATCAGGGTCGGGTAAAACAACGCTGGTAAAACTGCTGGTTGGCTTGTATCCCCCAAAAGCCGGACAGATCTATTACAACGATATTGCCAGCTCCGAAATAGATTTTGATGAGCTGCGCCGGCAGATAGGTTTTGTAACACAGGACACGCAGCTGTTCTCAGGTACCATCAAAGAGAACCTGCTGTTCGTTAACCCCAAGGCCACAGACGAGGAGATACAGGAAGTGTTGCAAAAAGCGGCTTGTCAAAACCTTCTGGCCCGCGCCGAGAACGGTATTGATACCATGATAGGCGAAGGCGGCCTGAAACTTTCAGGCGGTGAGCGCCAGCGCTTGTCGATAGCACGTGCATTGCTGCGCCATCCAAGGCTGATGATATTTGACGAGGCTACTTCTGCACTCGATTCTTTGACGGAAGAAGAAATTTCTTACACAATACGCAACATAACGCAACAACGCCAGCACATCACCGTCATGATCGCGCACAGGTTATCAACCATCATGCATGCCGACAGAATATTTGTACTGGAGAAAGGCCGCATAGTAGAAACAGGTACCCATCACGATCTACTAGAAGAAAAAGGCTTGTACTACGCCATGTGGCGCCAGCAGATCGGCGAGCGCAAAGACACGCAGCCTAAGTTGCAGAAAGCTTAA
- a CDS encoding type 1 glutamine amidotransferase domain-containing protein: MKKLKGIRVAILTEEGFEESELLKPKEALEDEGVKIDIISPESGKIRSWDKKDWGSKIAVDKTVDEASEGDYDALILPGGVINPDKLRRNEKAVSFAKIFLQSGKPVAAICHGPQLLVETGLLPGMTLTSTAAIKTDLKNAGANWIDQEVVHHANLITSRKPADLKAFNEELIKTLENIHSQRVNNTAMAGAIPE, encoded by the coding sequence ATGAAAAAGCTTAAAGGCATACGCGTTGCTATTCTCACCGAGGAAGGATTTGAAGAGTCGGAATTGCTGAAACCCAAGGAAGCCCTTGAAGACGAGGGCGTTAAGATCGATATTATCTCTCCCGAAAGCGGCAAGATCAGGAGCTGGGATAAAAAGGACTGGGGCAGCAAAATAGCTGTAGATAAAACTGTTGACGAGGCCAGCGAAGGCGACTATGACGCACTCATTTTACCGGGTGGGGTCATCAATCCTGATAAACTGCGTCGGAATGAAAAGGCGGTATCATTCGCAAAAATATTCCTGCAATCGGGCAAGCCGGTAGCGGCTATTTGCCATGGCCCGCAACTGCTGGTTGAAACAGGGCTACTACCCGGCATGACCTTGACATCTACAGCCGCTATAAAGACCGACCTGAAAAATGCAGGCGCCAACTGGATAGACCAGGAGGTGGTGCACCATGCCAACCTGATAACCAGCCGTAAGCCCGCCGACCTGAAGGCCTTTAACGAGGAGCTCATCAAAACCCTGGAAAATATTCATAGCCAGCGCGTTAATAACACCGCCATGGCTGGTGCGATACCAGAATAA
- the metH gene encoding methionine synthase, producing the protein MPSIKPFLRLSGLEPLVVRPETNFVNVGERTNVTGSKKFARLIKENKYEEALSVARQQVESGAQVLDVNMDDALLDGVQAMTTYLNLLQSEPDIAKIPIMLDSSKFAIIEAGLKCVQGKCIVNSISLKEGEEKFIEQAFICKSFGAAVIVMAFDENGQADTLQRRVDICQRAYDILTQQVGYHPQDIIFDPNIFAIATGIEEHNNYAVEFIEATRQIKQRMPLTKVSGGVSNVSFSFRGNDVVREAIHSVFLLHAIKAGMDMGIVNAGALQVYDEIEPQLRELCEDVVMNRRPDATERLVTFAETVKAKGKEEKKDDAWRGTSVEERLKHALVNGITDYIDQDTEEARQKYPKPLDVIEGPLMDGMNVVGDLFGSGKMFLPQVVKSARVMKKSVAVLTPYIEAEKEQRRLAHIAAGTVNEETAGAAKILLATVKGDVHDIGKNIVGVVLGCNGYDIIDLGVMVPADKILETAQKENVDIIGLSGLITPSLDEMVHVAKEMKRRNMNQPLLIGGATTSRMHTAIKISPEYQEGVVHVLDASRSVTVAGNLLNKEQKPGFLGGIDTEYKKLREDFASKRTVKQYISFGDAQQNPVKINWEGYTPPKPTFTGIKSFDSYDLAEIRQFIDWGPFFITWEMRGKYPDILKDEHVGTEATKLFNDANALLDQIISEKWLTAKGVVGFWNANKTAPDTVIVKDDNGKELFALEHLRQQQKKAAGQPNFSLADFISPVADDYMGAFAVSIHGIEPHLKKFVDNHDDYNKIMLQALADRLAEAFAEVLHKRTRTEFWGYVKNETLSNEDLIKEEYQGIRPAPGYPACPDHTEKYKLFDLLNATENAGIELTESLAMYPGASVCGWYFSHPQSTYFGVGKISEDQLNDYAKRKGMSIEEATKWLSPILEG; encoded by the coding sequence ATGCCCTCAATAAAACCGTTTCTTCGTTTAAGTGGACTGGAACCTCTGGTGGTTCGACCGGAGACAAATTTTGTGAATGTAGGTGAGCGTACTAACGTTACCGGCTCGAAAAAGTTTGCGCGACTGATAAAGGAGAACAAATATGAAGAAGCTCTTTCAGTAGCCCGCCAGCAAGTAGAAAGCGGCGCTCAGGTGCTGGATGTGAACATGGACGATGCCCTGCTAGACGGCGTGCAAGCCATGACCACTTACCTGAACCTGTTGCAAAGCGAACCAGATATTGCCAAGATCCCCATCATGCTCGATTCGTCGAAGTTTGCGATCATCGAGGCTGGATTGAAATGCGTACAAGGCAAGTGTATTGTTAACTCTATATCGCTGAAAGAAGGCGAGGAGAAATTCATTGAGCAGGCATTCATATGCAAAAGCTTTGGTGCTGCTGTTATCGTAATGGCATTTGATGAGAATGGCCAGGCAGATACACTGCAACGCAGGGTAGACATTTGCCAAAGGGCATACGACATACTGACCCAGCAAGTGGGTTACCACCCGCAAGACATCATCTTCGATCCGAACATCTTCGCGATTGCAACCGGTATCGAAGAACATAATAACTACGCGGTAGAGTTCATTGAAGCTACCCGCCAGATAAAACAAAGAATGCCACTTACCAAGGTGAGTGGTGGTGTAAGTAACGTTTCGTTCTCTTTCCGTGGTAATGATGTGGTGCGCGAGGCAATACACAGCGTATTCCTGCTGCATGCTATCAAAGCAGGCATGGATATGGGTATTGTGAACGCCGGCGCCCTGCAGGTGTACGACGAAATAGAACCGCAACTGCGCGAACTGTGCGAAGACGTGGTAATGAACCGCAGGCCTGATGCGACGGAACGCCTCGTAACATTTGCAGAAACGGTAAAAGCCAAAGGCAAAGAAGAAAAGAAAGACGATGCATGGCGTGGTACTTCTGTTGAAGAACGTCTGAAACACGCACTGGTGAACGGTATTACCGACTATATAGACCAGGATACTGAAGAAGCACGCCAGAAATACCCCAAACCACTCGACGTGATCGAAGGTCCGCTGATGGATGGCATGAACGTAGTGGGCGATCTGTTTGGTAGCGGAAAGATGTTTCTGCCACAGGTAGTGAAAAGCGCACGCGTGATGAAAAAATCAGTAGCTGTACTCACCCCTTATATAGAAGCAGAAAAAGAACAACGCAGGCTGGCACACATTGCCGCGGGCACTGTGAACGAAGAAACAGCCGGCGCGGCTAAAATATTACTGGCAACCGTAAAAGGCGACGTGCACGATATCGGCAAGAACATTGTGGGCGTGGTACTTGGTTGTAACGGTTACGATATCATCGACCTTGGCGTGATGGTACCTGCAGATAAAATACTGGAAACAGCGCAGAAAGAAAATGTAGACATCATCGGTCTCAGTGGTCTTATCACACCATCGCTCGACGAGATGGTGCACGTGGCCAAAGAAATGAAGCGCCGCAACATGAACCAACCCCTGCTGATAGGTGGTGCTACTACGTCGCGCATGCACACCGCTATCAAGATATCACCAGAATACCAGGAAGGCGTGGTGCACGTGCTGGACGCCAGCCGTAGCGTGACTGTAGCGGGTAACCTGTTGAACAAAGAGCAGAAACCCGGCTTCCTTGGAGGTATAGATACGGAATACAAAAAACTGCGCGAGGATTTTGCGAGTAAGCGGACGGTGAAACAATATATCAGTTTCGGTGACGCACAGCAAAATCCTGTGAAGATAAACTGGGAAGGCTACACACCACCGAAACCAACATTTACCGGAATCAAATCGTTCGATAGCTACGATCTCGCTGAGATCAGGCAATTCATAGACTGGGGACCGTTCTTCATTACGTGGGAAATGCGCGGCAAGTACCCCGACATACTGAAAGACGAGCACGTAGGCACCGAAGCCACCAAGCTGTTTAACGATGCGAATGCCCTGCTCGACCAGATCATTTCAGAGAAATGGCTAACGGCGAAAGGCGTAGTAGGTTTCTGGAACGCCAACAAAACGGCACCGGATACTGTAATTGTAAAAGATGACAATGGTAAGGAACTCTTTGCGCTAGAACACCTGCGCCAGCAACAAAAGAAAGCTGCAGGACAACCTAACTTCTCCCTGGCCGACTTCATCAGCCCTGTAGCAGATGACTATATGGGCGCCTTCGCAGTAAGCATACACGGCATTGAGCCGCACTTGAAGAAATTTGTAGATAACCACGACGACTATAATAAGATCATGCTGCAGGCACTGGCTGACAGACTGGCTGAAGCTTTTGCTGAAGTGTTGCACAAGCGTACCCGTACAGAATTCTGGGGATATGTAAAGAACGAAACGCTGAGCAACGAAGATCTGATCAAAGAAGAATACCAGGGTATTCGTCCGGCGCCAGGCTACCCTGCCTGCCCCGATCATACGGAGAAGTACAAACTGTTCGACCTGCTGAACGCAACCGAAAACGCAGGTATCGAGCTTACGGAATCGCTGGCTATGTATCCCGGCGCCTCGGTATGCGGCTGGTATTTCAGCCATCCGCAAAGCACCTATTTCGGTGTAGGTAAAATATCTGAAGACCAGTTGAACGACTATGCAAAACGCAAAGGCATGAGCATAGAAGAGGCAACAAAATGGTTATCACCAATACTGGAAGGATAA